In Candidatus Ryanbacteria bacterium CG10_big_fil_rev_8_21_14_0_10_43_42, the following are encoded in one genomic region:
- the scpB gene encoding SMC-Scp complex subunit ScpB produces the protein MHSHQDISELARIIEALLFVSGDPVSHKKLAAITKKDETTVVQACTELERMLEIRGLRILTKDNHVSLVTAPHYASYIEELIKAELWGDMSKAALETLTIIAYRHPISRPEIDYIRGVNSAFTLRNLLTRGLVERIHIKQDVRTYHYRPTVDFMKFLGLASFADLPEYETYRQELEAHTIAPQA, from the coding sequence ATGCACAGTCACCAGGATATTAGCGAACTTGCGCGCATTATAGAAGCATTGTTATTTGTTTCAGGAGACCCTGTGTCGCATAAAAAACTCGCCGCCATTACAAAAAAGGATGAAACAACGGTGGTACAAGCATGTACAGAATTAGAACGCATGCTTGAAATACGCGGACTGCGAATTCTTACCAAAGACAACCATGTTTCTCTGGTAACAGCTCCTCATTACGCATCCTACATAGAAGAGCTTATTAAAGCTGAATTATGGGGCGATATGTCCAAAGCCGCGCTTGAAACTCTTACCATAATCGCATACCGGCATCCCATTAGCCGTCCGGAAATTGACTATATCCGCGGTGTAAATTCGGCTTTTACTCTTCGTAATCTTCTCACACGGGGACTTGTAGAACGTATTCATATAAAACAGGATGTCCGTACATATCATTATCGTCCCACCGTGGATTTTATGAAATTCTTGGGACTTGCATCCTTTGCCGATTTGCCGGAATATGAAACATACAGACAAGAACTTGAGGCTCACACCATAGCGCCTCAAGCATAA
- a CDS encoding 4-alpha-glucanotransferase yields MKVLMFGWELPPHNSGGLGTACAGLARALTMRDIELTFVLPRKVPIDTFGYRIIFAADQFGRDSSYIPGALSPYATTPGGWAHGIKGTRLIQGGTFINEVERYKIFAGAYATRVSFDVIHAHDWLSIPAGIEAKRVSGKPLVVHIHATEFDRTGNGNINQYVYEIERMGIQEADRVIAVSWFTKNILVNHYGADPDKIMVVHNGVDVPSSATISSYQHVLQAHRAAGKKIVLYVGRLTLQKGPDYFLRAAKDVLEREKNVLFVMVGSGDMEQQLIEEAARFAISDRFLFTGFLRGNELGSVFTAADLFVMPSVSEPFGIVPLESLIYGVPVLISKQSGISEVLRHALKVDFWDKDDMVNSIISVIRHQSLHATLSSLGRQEAYAQSWERAAEKCLRIYDSIKEQSITTV; encoded by the coding sequence ATGAAGGTTCTTATGTTTGGATGGGAGTTGCCGCCCCATAATAGCGGCGGTCTTGGCACTGCGTGCGCCGGCCTCGCACGTGCCCTTACCATGCGGGATATTGAGCTAACCTTTGTACTTCCAAGAAAAGTCCCTATAGATACCTTCGGTTATCGTATTATATTTGCGGCAGATCAGTTTGGACGGGATTCTTCATACATACCAGGTGCCTTGTCTCCCTACGCGACTACACCGGGCGGATGGGCTCATGGAATAAAAGGAACACGCCTTATACAAGGAGGCACGTTTATTAACGAAGTTGAGCGATATAAAATATTTGCAGGCGCGTATGCTACGCGTGTTTCATTTGACGTTATTCACGCTCACGACTGGCTGTCTATTCCCGCCGGCATTGAAGCGAAGCGTGTAAGTGGAAAACCGCTCGTTGTACATATACATGCTACCGAGTTCGATAGAACAGGAAATGGGAATATTAATCAGTATGTCTATGAAATAGAACGCATGGGTATTCAAGAAGCTGATCGTGTAATTGCGGTTTCTTGGTTTACGAAAAATATCCTCGTAAACCATTACGGTGCCGATCCGGATAAAATTATGGTGGTCCATAATGGTGTTGATGTCCCCTCTTCCGCCACAATAAGCTCATATCAGCATGTTTTGCAGGCGCACCGCGCGGCCGGCAAGAAAATAGTTTTGTATGTGGGGCGTCTTACGCTTCAAAAAGGACCTGATTATTTTCTTCGTGCCGCGAAAGATGTATTGGAGCGGGAGAAGAATGTTTTATTTGTTATGGTGGGATCCGGAGATATGGAACAGCAACTCATTGAGGAAGCGGCGCGATTTGCTATCTCTGATCGTTTTTTATTTACCGGTTTTTTAAGAGGAAACGAGTTGGGTAGTGTATTTACGGCAGCTGATTTATTTGTGATGCCGTCAGTTTCCGAACCATTTGGCATCGTGCCTCTTGAATCGCTTATTTATGGTGTGCCGGTGCTTATTTCAAAACAGTCGGGTATTTCCGAAGTATTGCGACATGCACTCAAGGTGGATTTTTGGGATAAAGACGATATGGTCAATAGCATAATTTCTGTTATACGACACCAATCCCTTCATGCCACATTATCCTCTTTGGGGAGACAGGAGGCATATGCGCAATCATGGGAACGCGCTGCCGAAAAATGTTTGCGTATATATGATAGTATTAAAGAACAGTCCATTACTACAGTATGA
- a CDS encoding glycoside hydrolase family 15, producing MANSFVLGNGTILLCFDAHGAVNDFYYPYVGSENHVGHGRTHRIGVWIDGEFSWMNDGSWNIEAGFERGTMASRIRAVNEGLQIEISFTDVVYNESNIFLRCAVVRNKDKKRREIRVFFSQQFSVGGTGFANTVYVHKDKKTVIHYKGRNVFLVSGMHAGTYFDDYSVGLAEVEGKEGTWKDAEDGILAKNAIEHGTVDSTIGFTLSIGADSEEDVYYWVTVGHTLGEATNLHEDVIKKTPAHIRESTIDYWHAWLSKRSFTFHGLSNKAADLFNTSLLVIRAHNDNHGGILASGDSVILQYGRDTYGYVWPRDGAITADALDKAGYFHIGERFYTFCNDLLSEDGYMLHKYNADRSFGSSWHPWLHDGKPQLAIQEDETALPLALLWNHYELTRDLEFVELIYNSFIVRAGQFLLDYRDPKTHLPLPSYDLWEERNGIHCFTASSVYGALVAVSRFAHLLGKEKDTVRFEKAAQLMKAAVLKYFYNKKEGYFIRSLWFEGTDMVEDTIIDSSSAYGIFRFGLLPSHDKRLVSAFGYTKEKLGVPLGDHWGLARYEGDMYYRVHNKQYPGNPWLVTTLWYVEYKISMAKTATDLEEIRSMLEWVADYTGGGGMLPEQINPYTGDPLSALPLTWSHSAYVLACIEYLKRLNALGLCITCYPIQNDL from the coding sequence ATGGCAAATTCTTTTGTATTGGGAAACGGGACTATCCTTTTATGTTTTGACGCACACGGTGCCGTTAATGATTTTTATTATCCCTATGTTGGTTCAGAGAATCATGTGGGTCATGGCAGAACGCATCGTATTGGTGTGTGGATAGACGGTGAGTTTTCGTGGATGAATGACGGTTCTTGGAACATTGAAGCCGGTTTTGAACGTGGTACGATGGCCTCCCGTATACGGGCTGTTAACGAAGGCCTTCAAATTGAAATTTCTTTTACGGACGTTGTGTATAATGAAAGCAATATATTCCTTCGGTGTGCTGTCGTTCGCAATAAAGACAAAAAAAGAAGGGAGATCAGAGTGTTTTTTAGTCAGCAGTTTTCCGTGGGCGGTACGGGTTTTGCAAATACGGTGTATGTCCATAAAGATAAAAAAACCGTTATTCATTATAAGGGGCGCAATGTATTTTTAGTATCCGGCATGCATGCGGGTACGTATTTTGATGATTATTCCGTGGGACTTGCCGAGGTGGAAGGAAAGGAAGGAACATGGAAAGATGCTGAAGATGGTATTCTCGCAAAGAATGCCATTGAGCACGGAACGGTAGATTCCACTATAGGCTTCACTCTTTCCATAGGGGCGGATAGTGAAGAAGATGTATATTATTGGGTTACCGTCGGTCATACATTAGGTGAAGCGACGAATCTTCATGAGGATGTTATAAAAAAGACCCCGGCGCATATACGAGAGAGCACTATAGACTACTGGCATGCATGGTTGTCTAAAAGATCATTCACCTTTCACGGACTTAGTAATAAGGCGGCGGATTTATTTAACACATCTCTTCTTGTTATACGGGCGCATAATGATAATCATGGCGGAATACTTGCATCCGGCGATTCGGTTATTTTGCAGTACGGTAGGGATACTTATGGGTATGTGTGGCCGCGCGACGGTGCTATTACGGCGGATGCCTTGGATAAGGCGGGTTATTTTCATATTGGTGAGCGATTTTATACGTTTTGCAACGATCTTCTTTCCGAAGACGGTTATATGCTTCATAAATATAATGCCGATCGATCGTTCGGAAGTTCTTGGCATCCATGGTTGCATGATGGAAAGCCTCAGCTGGCAATTCAGGAAGATGAGACTGCCCTTCCTTTAGCGTTATTATGGAATCATTATGAGCTTACGCGCGACTTGGAGTTTGTGGAGTTAATTTATAATTCGTTCATTGTGCGCGCGGGCCAGTTTCTTTTGGACTACAGGGATCCGAAAACACATCTTCCTCTGCCCAGCTATGATTTATGGGAAGAGCGGAACGGTATTCATTGTTTTACGGCAAGCTCTGTTTATGGTGCACTTGTTGCCGTTTCCCGATTTGCTCATTTACTTGGCAAAGAAAAGGATACGGTCAGATTTGAAAAAGCCGCCCAGTTGATGAAAGCGGCAGTTCTTAAATATTTTTATAATAAAAAAGAAGGATATTTTATTCGCTCCTTATGGTTCGAGGGTACTGATATGGTGGAGGATACCATTATAGATTCAAGTTCGGCTTATGGAATATTTCGCTTTGGACTTCTCCCCTCTCATGATAAGCGACTTGTATCGGCATTTGGATATACAAAAGAAAAATTGGGCGTTCCCTTGGGAGATCATTGGGGATTGGCACGGTATGAGGGAGATATGTATTATCGGGTACATAATAAGCAATATCCCGGTAATCCCTGGCTGGTTACCACGCTTTGGTATGTCGAATACAAAATTTCAATGGCAAAAACGGCAACGGATCTGGAAGAAATTCGTTCTATGCTAGAGTGGGTAGCAGATTATACGGGCGGCGGCGGTATGCTTCCCGAGCAAATCAATCCTTATACGGGCGATCCGTTGTCGGCACTGCCGCTTACCTGGAGTCATTCGGCATATGTGCTTGCCTGTATTGAGTATCTTAAGCGATTAAATGCACTTGGTCTCTGCATCACCTGCTACCCCATTCAAAACGATCTGTGA
- a CDS encoding alpha-amylase, with amino-acid sequence MSSVCFYFQVHQPLRIKPYRIFDIGHDHDYFNDNSDTNLNNKKILHKVAEKCYIPANEMLLSLLKRHPEFKVSFSISGIALEQFEQYAPHVLESFQKLVETGRVEILSETYYHSLASLSSPKEFARQIHQHRQKVYDVFNLWPDVFRNTELVYKNSIAEEVGKLGFKGMLMEGADHILGWRSPNYVYASRSDNFSIKLLLKNYRLSDDIAFRFGETSWHEYPLTAPKFAHWVNAHNGNGDVINLFMDYETFGEHQWKETGIFNFLSALPAEILKHPDNSFITPSEAIMHYPSVSELDVPHPVSWADIERDLSAWLSNPMQYDAMRAIYAMEEDVLRTKNPVLIADWRKLQTSDHFYYMCTKWFADGDVHAYFNPYTSPYEAFIAYMNVIADMNLRVESAPKYITWPVVMKKIQEFFNN; translated from the coding sequence ATGAGTTCCGTTTGTTTTTATTTTCAGGTACACCAGCCGTTGCGCATAAAACCGTACCGTATTTTTGATATCGGTCATGACCATGACTATTTTAACGACAACAGCGATACAAATCTAAACAATAAAAAAATACTCCATAAGGTCGCGGAAAAGTGCTATATCCCCGCAAACGAAATGCTACTGTCGCTTTTGAAGCGTCATCCTGAATTTAAAGTAAGCTTTTCCATTAGCGGGATTGCACTTGAACAATTTGAACAATATGCTCCGCATGTTTTAGAATCATTCCAAAAATTAGTGGAAACAGGTCGTGTCGAGATTCTTTCCGAAACGTATTATCATTCATTGGCATCTCTTTCTTCTCCTAAGGAATTTGCGCGTCAAATACATCAGCATCGGCAGAAAGTTTACGATGTATTTAACTTGTGGCCGGATGTATTTCGTAACACAGAACTTGTATACAAAAATAGCATAGCCGAAGAGGTCGGAAAATTGGGCTTTAAAGGTATGCTTATGGAAGGTGCTGATCATATACTTGGATGGAGGAGTCCCAATTATGTTTACGCATCCCGCAGTGATAATTTTAGCATCAAGCTTCTTCTTAAAAATTATCGCTTGTCCGATGATATTGCGTTTCGATTCGGTGAGACATCCTGGCATGAATATCCCCTTACGGCCCCGAAATTTGCTCACTGGGTTAATGCGCATAACGGAAACGGTGATGTTATTAATCTTTTTATGGATTATGAAACATTCGGTGAGCATCAATGGAAAGAAACAGGTATTTTTAATTTTTTAAGCGCTTTGCCGGCGGAAATCTTAAAACATCCCGATAATTCATTTATTACCCCGAGTGAAGCTATAATGCATTACCCTTCAGTGAGCGAATTGGATGTGCCTCATCCGGTATCGTGGGCGGATATCGAACGAGATCTTTCCGCTTGGCTGTCCAATCCCATGCAGTATGATGCTATGAGAGCCATATACGCCATGGAGGAAGATGTTCTTCGTACAAAGAATCCTGTGCTCATTGCTGATTGGAGAAAATTGCAGACATCAGACCATTTTTATTATATGTGTACAAAATGGTTCGCAGATGGTGATGTGCATGCATATTTTAATCCGTATACGTCGCCTTATGAGGCGTTTATAGCTTATATGAATGTTATTGCCGATATGAATTTACGTGTGGAAAGTGCACCGAAATATATCACGTGGCCGGTCGTGATGAAGAAAATACAGGAATTTTTTAATAACTAA
- the aspS gene encoding aspartate--tRNA ligase, translated as MENRTHIKDIVNKEGEEVTLAGWVDTRRDHGKLIFIDLRDTSDIAQIVFFAGNKGVYAIADTLRSEWVISVTGTVKKRPDNMVNEDLPTGKFELDVTGVEILNTAKTPPFSIAGDGYDIGEEHRMKYRYLDLRRARMQKNFALRSKAIKTIRDFLSARDFLEIETPLLTKSTPEGARDYLVPSRLQQGTFYALPQSPQQYKQLLMTAGFERYFQIARCLRDEDTRGDRQPEFTQLDMELAFTERENVMQLNEDLITHLVQKIAPEKIIQEMPFPRLTYKEAIEKYNSDRPDLRKDKEDPNLLAFCWIIDFPFFEKTDKGEWTFTHNPFSRPIPEHEEWLHAKEHIGDIITSQYDIALNGYEIAGGSIRNHKPELLEKVFEIMGFEKNHIEKEFGHMMEALSYGAPPHGGIAWGLDRLIALLTNEPNIREVIAFPKTGDGRDLMMNAPSPATEEQLNELGIRIIEEKK; from the coding sequence ATGGAAAACAGGACACATATTAAAGATATTGTAAATAAAGAAGGCGAAGAAGTAACGCTTGCCGGATGGGTGGACACGCGACGCGACCATGGAAAGCTTATTTTTATAGACCTTCGCGACACATCTGACATCGCACAGATCGTTTTTTTTGCCGGGAATAAAGGTGTATATGCCATTGCAGACACGCTACGCTCCGAGTGGGTAATTTCCGTAACCGGTACCGTAAAAAAACGGCCGGATAACATGGTAAATGAAGATCTTCCCACCGGAAAATTTGAACTTGATGTGACGGGCGTGGAGATCCTTAACACTGCCAAAACGCCTCCCTTTAGTATTGCCGGCGATGGGTATGACATTGGCGAAGAACATCGCATGAAATACCGCTACCTTGATCTGCGACGCGCGCGTATGCAGAAAAATTTTGCTCTCCGCAGTAAGGCTATAAAAACTATACGCGACTTTCTAAGCGCGCGAGATTTTCTAGAAATAGAAACACCCCTTCTTACAAAATCAACGCCGGAAGGCGCACGTGACTATCTGGTTCCAAGCCGCCTCCAACAGGGAACATTTTATGCACTTCCCCAAAGTCCGCAACAATATAAACAGCTTTTAATGACCGCTGGATTTGAACGCTATTTTCAAATAGCGCGCTGTTTGCGTGACGAAGATACGAGAGGGGATCGTCAACCCGAATTTACCCAGCTTGATATGGAACTCGCATTTACCGAACGAGAAAATGTTATGCAACTTAATGAAGATTTAATAACGCATCTGGTGCAAAAAATCGCTCCGGAAAAAATTATTCAGGAAATGCCCTTTCCGCGCCTCACCTACAAAGAAGCAATAGAGAAATATAATTCAGATCGCCCCGATCTTCGTAAAGATAAAGAAGACCCGAATCTCCTCGCATTTTGTTGGATAATTGATTTTCCCTTTTTTGAGAAAACAGATAAAGGAGAATGGACATTCACGCATAATCCATTTTCGCGTCCCATTCCCGAACATGAAGAGTGGCTTCACGCCAAAGAACATATCGGGGATATTATTACGTCACAGTATGATATTGCGCTCAATGGCTATGAAATTGCGGGTGGTAGTATCCGTAATCATAAGCCTGAACTTTTGGAAAAAGTATTTGAAATTATGGGTTTCGAAAAAAATCATATTGAAAAGGAATTCGGTCATATGATGGAGGCACTTTCGTATGGCGCACCTCCACATGGCGGTATTGCCTGGGGATTGGATCGCCTCATTGCCCTCCTTACAAATGAACCGAATATACGTGAAGTAATCGCTTTTCCTAAAACAGGGGATGGACGCGACCTTATGATGAATGCACCGAGCCCCGCCACGGAAGAACAACTAAACGAATTGGGAATTCGCATCATTGAAGAAAAAAAATAA